From one Misgurnus anguillicaudatus chromosome 2, ASM2758022v2, whole genome shotgun sequence genomic stretch:
- the mier1b gene encoding mesoderm induction early response protein 1b isoform X2, whose protein sequence is MLLPEYEDDQTPEDEELPEGDANFSNEIEELEKEGEMPIQELLNLYRYGGSGSPEDEEEEEDEEEDVDGDGDEDDDDEGEDIDNDESSRSTEELKKNKEGGGGKISKGLADKSHSADGRTCAVKACNTSELIRSQNRSYFQNNEVDEESEEDEDYIPSEDWKKEIMVGSMYQAETPSGLCKYKENEKVYENDDQLLWNPEILPEHIVMEFLTEACRRTGEETGVDAIPEGSHIKDNEQALYELVKCNFDTAEALRRLRFNVKAAREELSVWTEEECRSFEQGLKAYGKDFHFIQANKVRTRSVGDCVAFYYMWKKSERYDFFAQQTRLGKRKYNLHPGVTDYMDRLLDETESTTSSRATTPLPAPSSSSTSQSEREDTSGHNGLNSHSSSAESTQTLSSMNEMKSESLHSNGADSVPTDHPDSNGCKLTDALNVDTNGSVKRQQDCQSPDRPTKKCRTELDTPVQVEMDASRAKED, encoded by the exons ATGTTGTTACCAGAATATGAGGATGATCAGACCCCTGAAGATGAGGAGCTGCCTGAAGGAGATGCTAACTTTAGCAATGAGATAGAAGAACTTGAAAAG GAGGGGGAAATGCCcatccaggagcttctgaaccTCTATAGATATGGTGGCAGCGGGTCGCCAGAGgatgaagaggaggaggaagatgAGGAGGAGGATGTGGATGGAGATGGAGATGAAGACGATGATGATGAAGGAGAGGACATAGATAACGATGAGAGCAGCAGAAGCACTGAAGAACTAAAGAAGAACAAG GAAGGTGGTGGAGGGAAGATCTCCAAGGGTCTGGCAGATAAGAGTCACTCCGCTGATGGTCGAACATGTGCAGTAAAAGCCTGTAACACATCTGAACTCATACGTTCTCAGAACCGCAGTTACTTTCAGA ATAATGAAGTAGATGAGGAATCAGAGGAGGATGAAGACTATATTCCCTCTGAGGACTGGAAGAAA GAGATCATGGTTGGGTCCATGTATCAGGCCGAAACACCGTCTGGACTGTGCAAATACAAAGAGAACGAGAAAG TGTATGAAAACGACGACCAGCTGCTGTGGAATCCTGAGATCCTCCCTGAACACATCGTGATGGAGTTTCTCACAGAAGCTTGCCGACGGACGGGAGAAGAGACGGGAGTAGATGCTATTCCTGAAGGATCCCACATCAAAGACAATGAGCAG GCTTTATATGAGCTGGTAAAGTGCAACTTTGACACTGCAGAAGCTTTACGAAGATTGAGATTCAACGTTAAAGCAGCCAGAG AGGAACTGTCTGTATGGACAGAGGAAGAATGCAGGAGTTTTGAACAAGGCTTAAAAGCGTATGGAAAAGACTTTCATTTCATCCAGGCCAACAAG GTCAGAACGCGGTCAGTCGGGGACTGTGTGGCTTTTTATTACATGTGGAAGAAGTCTGAGCGGTACGATTTCTTTGCACAACAAACTAGACTTGGTAAAAGGAAATACAACCTTCACCCCGGAGTGAC GGATTACATGGACAGACTGCTTGATGAGACAGAAAGCACTACATCCAGTCGAGCAACCACGCCCTTACCTGCCCCTTCTAGTAGCAGCACCAGCCAATCAGAGCGAGAGGATACCAGCGGTCACAACG GACTCAACAGTCATAGCTCCAGTGCAGAATCCACACAAACACTAAGCAGTATGAACGAGATGAAGAGCGAGTCCCTTCATTCGAACGGAGCGGACAGCGTACCCACAGATCATCCGGACTCTAATGGCTGTAAACTTACAGACGCTCTTAACGTGGACACTAACGGCTCTGTGAAACGCCAGCAGGACTGCCAGTCTCCCGACAGGCCGACAAAAAAGTGCCGGACAGAATTAGACACGCCGGTCCAGGTTGAGATGGACGCTTCCAGAGCGAAGGAAGATTAA
- the mier1b gene encoding mesoderm induction early response protein 1b isoform X1: protein MAEPSLGSSSPGVSVGSDNVDFEPSAEMLLPEYEDDQTPEDEELPEGDANFSNEIEELEKEGEMPIQELLNLYRYGGSGSPEDEEEEEDEEEDVDGDGDEDDDDEGEDIDNDESSRSTEELKKNKEGGGGKISKGLADKSHSADGRTCAVKACNTSELIRSQNRSYFQNNEVDEESEEDEDYIPSEDWKKEIMVGSMYQAETPSGLCKYKENEKVYENDDQLLWNPEILPEHIVMEFLTEACRRTGEETGVDAIPEGSHIKDNEQALYELVKCNFDTAEALRRLRFNVKAAREELSVWTEEECRSFEQGLKAYGKDFHFIQANKVRTRSVGDCVAFYYMWKKSERYDFFAQQTRLGKRKYNLHPGVTDYMDRLLDETESTTSSRATTPLPAPSSSSTSQSEREDTSGHNGLNSHSSSAESTQTLSSMNEMKSESLHSNGADSVPTDHPDSNGCKLTDALNVDTNGSVKRQQDCQSPDRPTKKCRTELDTPVQVEMDASRAKED, encoded by the exons ATGGCGGAG CCCTCCTTGGGGAGTTCAAGCCCAG GAGTTTCGGTTGGGTCAGATAACGTTGACTTTGAGCCCTCAGCGGAGATGTTGTTACCAGAATATGAGGATGATCAGACCCCTGAAGATGAGGAGCTGCCTGAAGGAGATGCTAACTTTAGCAATGAGATAGAAGAACTTGAAAAG GAGGGGGAAATGCCcatccaggagcttctgaaccTCTATAGATATGGTGGCAGCGGGTCGCCAGAGgatgaagaggaggaggaagatgAGGAGGAGGATGTGGATGGAGATGGAGATGAAGACGATGATGATGAAGGAGAGGACATAGATAACGATGAGAGCAGCAGAAGCACTGAAGAACTAAAGAAGAACAAG GAAGGTGGTGGAGGGAAGATCTCCAAGGGTCTGGCAGATAAGAGTCACTCCGCTGATGGTCGAACATGTGCAGTAAAAGCCTGTAACACATCTGAACTCATACGTTCTCAGAACCGCAGTTACTTTCAGA ATAATGAAGTAGATGAGGAATCAGAGGAGGATGAAGACTATATTCCCTCTGAGGACTGGAAGAAA GAGATCATGGTTGGGTCCATGTATCAGGCCGAAACACCGTCTGGACTGTGCAAATACAAAGAGAACGAGAAAG TGTATGAAAACGACGACCAGCTGCTGTGGAATCCTGAGATCCTCCCTGAACACATCGTGATGGAGTTTCTCACAGAAGCTTGCCGACGGACGGGAGAAGAGACGGGAGTAGATGCTATTCCTGAAGGATCCCACATCAAAGACAATGAGCAG GCTTTATATGAGCTGGTAAAGTGCAACTTTGACACTGCAGAAGCTTTACGAAGATTGAGATTCAACGTTAAAGCAGCCAGAG AGGAACTGTCTGTATGGACAGAGGAAGAATGCAGGAGTTTTGAACAAGGCTTAAAAGCGTATGGAAAAGACTTTCATTTCATCCAGGCCAACAAG GTCAGAACGCGGTCAGTCGGGGACTGTGTGGCTTTTTATTACATGTGGAAGAAGTCTGAGCGGTACGATTTCTTTGCACAACAAACTAGACTTGGTAAAAGGAAATACAACCTTCACCCCGGAGTGAC GGATTACATGGACAGACTGCTTGATGAGACAGAAAGCACTACATCCAGTCGAGCAACCACGCCCTTACCTGCCCCTTCTAGTAGCAGCACCAGCCAATCAGAGCGAGAGGATACCAGCGGTCACAACG GACTCAACAGTCATAGCTCCAGTGCAGAATCCACACAAACACTAAGCAGTATGAACGAGATGAAGAGCGAGTCCCTTCATTCGAACGGAGCGGACAGCGTACCCACAGATCATCCGGACTCTAATGGCTGTAAACTTACAGACGCTCTTAACGTGGACACTAACGGCTCTGTGAAACGCCAGCAGGACTGCCAGTCTCCCGACAGGCCGACAAAAAAGTGCCGGACAGAATTAGACACGCCGGTCCAGGTTGAGATGGACGCTTCCAGAGCGAAGGAAGATTAA